One region of Candidatus Omnitrophota bacterium genomic DNA includes:
- the rpsE gene encoding 30S ribosomal protein S5 — protein sequence MEKVIAINRVTKVTKGGKKMSFSALVVVGDGKGKVGYYLGKAPEVATAIQKSMRVAKKNLLDISVRKGTISHEIIGRCGGATVLLKPASEGTGVIAAGPVRAVCDASGIRNILTKCHRSNNPINIVKATVDGLTRLKPFKEIGEVPSVSA from the coding sequence ATTGAAAAAGTTATTGCTATTAATCGTGTCACAAAAGTCACAAAGGGTGGAAAGAAAATGTCTTTTAGCGCTCTTGTTGTTGTTGGCGATGGTAAAGGAAAAGTTGGGTATTATTTAGGAAAAGCACCTGAAGTTGCAACGGCTATTCAAAAGTCAATGCGTGTTGCTAAGAAAAATTTGCTTGATATTTCTGTGCGCAAGGGAACAATTTCTCATGAAATTATCGGCCGATGCGGAGGAGCGACTGTTTTATTAAAGCCGGCATCAGAAGGTACTGGTGTTATTGCGGCAGGTCCAGTACGTGCAGTTTGTGATGCATCTGGGATTAGAAATATCCTAACAAAATGTCATAGGTCAAATAATCCGATTAATATTGTTAAGGCGACAGTTGATGGCTTAACTCGATTGAAACCGTTTAAAGAAATTGGAGAAGTGCCAAGTGTTTCTGCATGA
- the rplO gene encoding 50S ribosomal protein L15: MFLHEIGKPKGARKKKRIVGRGQGSGRGKTAGRGENGQKSRSGRSIIHGLEGGQMPLIRRLPKVGFRVRNPRIYQLVNLASLSKVKEGTVVSPEFLKEKGLIKSSSKRVKILGVGEVSKPLTVQVHALSKSAEEKIVKAGGKIEPIKKKI, encoded by the coding sequence GTGTTTCTGCATGAAATAGGTAAGCCTAAAGGGGCGCGAAAAAAGAAAAGAATTGTAGGTCGTGGTCAGGGATCTGGTAGGGGAAAAACTGCTGGCCGAGGAGAAAATGGTCAAAAATCTCGTTCTGGACGCTCTATTATTCATGGACTTGAAGGTGGACAAATGCCTTTGATTCGCCGGCTTCCAAAGGTCGGATTTAGAGTAAGAAATCCTCGTATTTATCAGCTTGTTAATCTTGCCAGTCTTTCTAAGGTTAAAGAAGGAACGGTGGTTAGTCCAGAGTTCTTAAAGGAAAAAGGATTGATTAAAAGTAGCTCTAAGCGAGTAAAGATTCTAGGCGTTGGTGAGGTTTCAAAACCTTTAACAGTTCAAGTTCATGCTCTTTCGAAGTCTGCTGAAGAAAAAATTGTCAAAGCAGGCGGAAAAATCGAACCAATTAAGAAAAAAATATAG
- the rplR gene encoding 50S ribosomal protein L18, translating into MINTKEQKRVLRHKRISKKVQGTSQVPRMCIHRSLKNMSVSLVDDVERKTLIGMSTAHKDIKGNLKTCGNIKGATILGEAFSTRAKEKGIKKVCFDRGGYLYHGRVKAFAEAARKGGLEF; encoded by the coding sequence ATGATTAATACAAAAGAACAAAAAAGAGTTTTACGTCACAAAAGGATTAGTAAAAAAGTTCAAGGGACTTCGCAAGTGCCAAGAATGTGTATTCACCGGAGCTTAAAGAATATGTCTGTGTCTTTAGTTGATGATGTTGAGAGAAAAACATTAATTGGAATGTCAACTGCGCATAAAGATATAAAGGGTAATCTAAAGACTTGTGGAAATATTAAAGGGGCAACTATTTTAGGAGAAGCTTTTTCTACAAGAGCTAAGGAAAAAGGAATTAAAAAGGTATGTTTTGATCGCGGCGGCTATCTTTATCACGGACGTGTAAAGGCTTTTGCTGAGGCGGCAAGAAAAGGTGGACTGGAGTTCTAA
- the rpsH gene encoding 30S ribosomal protein S8, which yields MSLSDPISNMLTSIRNAVQVKKETVDVPASKISEKILEIFKEDGYIEEFRLLKDSVQGTIKIYLKYEKNKKPFIIGLKRISKPGLRVYATHDKIPRVLNGLGSAVISTSKGVMDDRQARELKVGGEVLCYIW from the coding sequence ATGTCATTATCAGATCCTATTAGTAACATGTTAACTAGTATTCGCAATGCGGTACAGGTTAAAAAAGAAACAGTTGATGTCCCTGCATCAAAAATTTCTGAGAAGATTTTAGAGATTTTTAAAGAGGATGGATATATTGAAGAATTTCGGCTATTGAAAGATAGTGTGCAGGGAACGATTAAAATTTATCTAAAATATGAAAAAAATAAGAAACCGTTTATTATTGGGCTAAAACGAATTTCAAAACCAGGGTTAAGAGTTTATGCAACGCATGACAAAATTCCAAGAGTTTTAAATGGTTTGGGATCAGCTGTGATTTCAACATCTAAAGGCGTAATGGACGATCGTCAAGCTCGAGAGCTTAAAGTTGGCGGAGAAGTTTTGTGTTACATTTGGTAG
- the secY gene encoding preprotein translocase subunit SecY: MLKAFSNCFKIPDLRKKILFTLVIIFAYRVGCHIPTPGVNGSILAEFFRRINESSGGGTIFGMMNMFSGGALQKMTVFSLGIMPYISSSIIMQLLTAVIPALEKLSKEGQAGYQKINQYTRYGTLGLAIVQSYFIALWLESPQAFQGLQVVNDPGWAFRLTTVLTLASGTVLLMWLGEQIQEKGIGQGISLVIAAGILSRAPDAIKTLIVLLSPKTASMRQIQPLTLLLMIGFLVGVIFSITLITQGQRRIPVQYARRIVGRKVYGGQSTYIPLKVDTAGIIAIIFAQSILLFPATLASFIPHQGLQSFASFFMRGHAAYYFLYGLLIIFFCYFYTAIVFNPVDVAENMKKHGGFIPGVRPGVPTADFLDFVMTRITLAGAFFMCVIAVMPDAIMAFFKVPYLVASFFGGTGILIIVGVMLDTVKQMESQLLMRHYDGFMKTGHLRGRK, translated from the coding sequence ATGCTAAAAGCATTTTCGAATTGTTTTAAAATACCTGATTTAAGAAAAAAGATTCTTTTTACATTAGTTATTATCTTTGCTTATCGTGTTGGATGTCATATTCCGACTCCAGGAGTTAATGGTTCGATATTAGCAGAGTTTTTTCGTCGGATTAATGAATCTTCAGGCGGTGGAACGATCTTTGGCATGATGAATATGTTTTCTGGTGGCGCTTTGCAGAAGATGACAGTATTTTCTTTAGGGATTATGCCGTATATTTCAAGTTCCATTATTATGCAGCTTTTGACAGCCGTCATTCCAGCCTTAGAGAAATTGTCTAAAGAAGGCCAGGCTGGATATCAGAAAATAAATCAATATACACGATATGGAACACTTGGTTTAGCAATTGTGCAATCTTATTTTATTGCCTTATGGTTAGAGAGCCCGCAAGCGTTTCAAGGGTTGCAAGTTGTTAATGATCCAGGTTGGGCATTTCGCCTTACAACCGTTTTAACTCTTGCATCTGGTACAGTTCTTTTGATGTGGCTTGGAGAACAAATTCAAGAAAAAGGAATTGGACAAGGCATTTCGCTTGTTATTGCAGCTGGTATTTTATCTCGTGCGCCAGATGCGATTAAGACATTGATTGTATTATTGTCACCTAAAACAGCATCGATGAGGCAGATTCAGCCATTGACCTTGCTTTTGATGATAGGATTTTTAGTTGGTGTTATCTTTTCAATTACTTTAATTACGCAAGGACAACGTCGAATCCCTGTGCAATACGCACGCCGTATTGTTGGAAGAAAAGTTTATGGTGGGCAAAGTACTTATATTCCTTTGAAGGTTGATACAGCTGGTATTATTGCGATTATTTTTGCACAATCAATTTTACTTTTTCCAGCAACTTTAGCAAGTTTTATTCCGCATCAAGGGTTGCAATCATTTGCAAGCTTTTTTATGCGTGGACATGCGGCATATTATTTTTTATATGGATTATTGATTATCTTTTTCTGTTATTTTTATACAGCGATTGTTTTTAATCCGGTTGATGTTGCTGAGAATATGAAAAAGCACGGGGGATTTATTCCTGGTGTTCGACCAGGAGTGCCAACGGCTGATTTCTTAGATTTTGTTATGACGCGTATTACTTTAGCTGGTGCATTCTTTATGTGTGTGATTGCGGTTATGCCGGATGCTATTATGGCATTTTTTAAAGTTCCATATTTGGTTGCATCATTTTTTGGTGGAACGGGTATTTTGATTATCGTTGGTGTTATGCTTGACACGGTTAAGCAGATGGAGTCGCAACTTTTAATGAGACATTATGATGGATTTATGAAAACAGGGCATCTGAGAGGGCGAAAATGA
- the rplF gene encoding 50S ribosomal protein L6 has protein sequence MSRIGKKTIVVPKGVKVAVNGDNVFVEGSKGKLTLEIPFGISVESKDEKIFVNRKSDIKQDRSNHGTIRARIVNMMTGVSTGHKKKLEIQGIGFRAQIQGQKIVLNLGFSHPVEFVVPNEIQVKAITPTELEFESIDNVSLGNIVAKIRKIKPPEPYKGKGIRYSGEIVKRKQGKSVTK, from the coding sequence ATGTCAAGAATAGGAAAGAAAACAATTGTTGTTCCTAAAGGCGTAAAAGTTGCTGTTAATGGTGACAACGTCTTTGTCGAAGGATCAAAGGGAAAGCTTACTCTTGAAATTCCTTTTGGAATTTCTGTTGAAAGCAAAGATGAGAAAATCTTTGTTAATCGAAAATCTGATATTAAGCAGGATCGATCAAATCATGGGACAATTCGAGCTCGGATAGTCAACATGATGACGGGTGTTTCTACCGGACATAAGAAAAAACTTGAGATTCAAGGAATTGGTTTTCGAGCGCAGATCCAGGGCCAGAAGATTGTGCTAAATCTTGGATTTAGCCATCCAGTTGAATTTGTTGTTCCAAACGAAATCCAAGTTAAAGCGATAACCCCGACAGAGCTTGAATTTGAATCGATTGATAATGTTTCTTTGGGAAATATTGTTGCAAAGATTAGAAAGATTAAGCCACCAGAGCCTTACAAGGGAAAAGGTATACGATATTCAGGGGAAATTGTTAAACGCAAACAAGGAAAATCTGTTACAAAGTAA